A single genomic interval of Gemmatimonas aurantiaca harbors:
- a CDS encoding ABC transporter ATP-binding protein, which yields MSAESSGSSNAPLAVCIRGVVKTFGGVIANRDASLDVATGEIHALVGENGAGKSTLMRVLAGLYAPDAGTVEVNGRDVTGWKTTDAIAAGVGMVHQHFMLVPTLTVAENVVLGLEPRKGMRVDLHRAVIEVESLCRKCGLHVDPRAKVADLSVGEAQRVEILKALYRGAKILILDEPTAVLSPPEVQELWTVLRALRADGGTVVLITHKLDEVIAVSDTITVMRAGMTVSRFPTQGVTPRDIARAMVGRDVALHLDAVGAPGSHDRHGQEAEMKPSAPPVLQVSDLRVTSDRGTLAVNDLSFEIRPGEILGIAGVEGNGQTELLEAIAGLRHAERGRITLDDLALDGLSVRDRADRGLSHIPEDRHRRGLVLDYSIADNLILGRQHHFASRGRLDQVAIASHAAEQIGRFDIRPAMPSLPARALSGGNQQKIVIAREMGRRFSVLLAAQPTRGVDVGAIEFIHAQLRAARDAGKGILLVSADLPEVLALSDRIAVMYGGRFVTVLPARDCSAELLGPYMTGAAA from the coding sequence GTGAGTGCCGAGTCGTCCGGCTCCTCCAACGCTCCGCTGGCCGTGTGCATCCGCGGTGTGGTGAAGACCTTCGGTGGCGTGATCGCCAATCGGGACGCCTCACTCGACGTCGCGACGGGTGAGATCCATGCACTCGTCGGCGAGAACGGTGCCGGCAAGAGCACGCTCATGCGCGTGCTCGCGGGGCTGTATGCCCCCGACGCCGGCACGGTCGAGGTGAACGGCCGCGACGTGACCGGCTGGAAAACCACCGACGCCATCGCGGCCGGCGTGGGCATGGTGCATCAGCACTTCATGCTGGTGCCCACGCTCACCGTGGCCGAAAACGTGGTGTTGGGGCTCGAACCACGAAAAGGCATGCGGGTGGATCTGCACCGTGCCGTCATCGAAGTGGAGTCGCTCTGCCGCAAGTGCGGCCTGCATGTCGATCCCCGCGCGAAAGTCGCCGATCTCTCGGTGGGCGAAGCGCAGCGCGTGGAGATCCTCAAGGCGCTCTATCGCGGCGCGAAGATCCTGATTCTCGATGAACCCACCGCGGTGCTCTCGCCGCCGGAAGTGCAGGAGCTCTGGACGGTGCTGCGCGCCCTGCGGGCCGACGGGGGCACGGTGGTGCTCATCACGCACAAGCTCGACGAGGTGATCGCGGTGTCCGATACGATCACCGTGATGCGCGCCGGCATGACGGTCTCGCGGTTTCCCACACAGGGTGTGACGCCGCGCGACATCGCGCGGGCGATGGTGGGCCGCGATGTCGCCCTGCACCTCGATGCGGTGGGTGCACCGGGAAGTCACGACCGGCACGGCCAGGAGGCGGAGATGAAGCCATCCGCGCCGCCCGTGCTGCAGGTGTCGGATCTGCGCGTGACCTCCGACCGTGGCACGCTGGCCGTGAACGATCTGTCGTTCGAGATCCGGCCCGGCGAGATCCTCGGCATCGCCGGCGTGGAAGGCAACGGGCAGACGGAACTGCTCGAAGCGATCGCCGGCCTGCGCCATGCCGAGCGTGGACGTATCACGCTGGACGATCTCGCACTCGATGGATTGTCCGTGCGCGACCGCGCCGATCGGGGCCTGTCGCACATTCCCGAAGACCGCCATCGACGCGGCCTCGTGCTCGACTACTCCATCGCCGACAACCTCATCCTCGGCCGGCAGCATCACTTCGCGTCGCGGGGACGACTCGATCAGGTCGCGATCGCCTCGCATGCCGCGGAGCAGATCGGTCGCTTCGACATCCGTCCGGCGATGCCTTCCCTGCCGGCCCGCGCCCTGTCCGGCGGCAATCAGCAGAAAATCGTCATCGCACGTGAGATGGGCCGTCGTTTCAGCGTGCTGCTCGCGGCGCAACCCACGCGGGGCGTGGATGTGGGCGCGATCGAGTTCATTCACGCGCAACTGCGGGCCGCCCGTGACGCGGGCAAGGGCATTCTGCTGGTGAGCGCGGATCTTCCCGAAGTGTTGGCCCTGTCCGACCGCATCGCGGTGATGTACGGCGGACGTTTCGTGACGGTGCTGCCCGCTCGCGATTGTTCGGCGGAGTTGCTCGGACCCTACATGACGGGGGCCGCCGCATGA
- a CDS encoding ABC transporter permease has protein sequence MSAAGNTGHSGKRTEPVAEGREHLPRQVSSTAETRALVQATPRVRTDIWEAVLPPLVALCIAAVVGDLLILSFGEAPASVFSLLVKGTWGNAYGIGQVLYKTTTLTCTGLAFALAARAGLFNVGAEGQLAAGGFGAALAGLLLPSGMPALLAIPVCVLVAMFAGAIVGAVPGALRARFGASEVIVTIMLNFIVLALLNWFVSAKLHVPETLHTPAIAAGMVPRLADVFTMFRGSAANFTIVLALLAAVASWWYLFHTRSGYELRAVGLQPDAAEYGGVRVPRVLWVTMALSGALAGLGGVNFVLGYKGYYEDGFAGGAGFLGIAVALVGRNHPFGILGAALLFATLSQGGLAVNAIVPKQLTDILTAVVILAVATAVPEVQKQLRAAAASVSASFHAARRGAPGGTA, from the coding sequence ATGAGCGCCGCCGGCAACACGGGACATAGCGGGAAGCGCACCGAACCCGTCGCGGAAGGCCGTGAACACCTGCCGCGCCAGGTGAGCAGCACCGCGGAAACGCGCGCGCTGGTGCAGGCCACGCCCCGTGTCAGGACGGACATATGGGAAGCGGTTCTTCCCCCACTCGTGGCGCTGTGCATCGCGGCGGTGGTGGGTGATCTGCTGATCCTCAGTTTCGGCGAAGCACCTGCCTCCGTTTTCTCACTGCTCGTGAAGGGAACGTGGGGGAACGCGTACGGCATCGGCCAGGTGTTGTACAAGACCACGACGCTCACCTGCACCGGGCTCGCCTTCGCGCTGGCCGCGCGTGCCGGGCTGTTCAACGTGGGCGCCGAGGGGCAGCTCGCCGCCGGTGGATTTGGCGCGGCACTCGCCGGTCTGCTGCTGCCGTCTGGCATGCCCGCTCTCCTGGCGATACCGGTCTGCGTGCTGGTGGCGATGTTCGCCGGCGCGATCGTGGGCGCGGTGCCCGGTGCGTTGCGCGCACGGTTCGGAGCCAGTGAAGTGATCGTGACCATCATGCTCAACTTCATCGTGCTGGCGCTGCTCAACTGGTTCGTGTCGGCAAAACTGCACGTGCCGGAAACGCTCCACACACCGGCGATCGCTGCCGGCATGGTCCCGCGTCTGGCCGATGTGTTCACGATGTTCCGTGGCAGTGCGGCCAACTTCACGATCGTCCTTGCCCTGCTGGCCGCGGTCGCGAGCTGGTGGTACCTCTTCCACACGCGCAGCGGTTACGAGTTGCGTGCGGTGGGGCTGCAACCCGATGCCGCCGAGTATGGCGGCGTGCGTGTCCCGCGCGTGTTGTGGGTCACGATGGCGTTGTCGGGCGCGCTCGCCGGTCTTGGCGGCGTGAACTTCGTGCTGGGGTACAAGGGCTACTACGAAGACGGATTTGCCGGTGGCGCCGGCTTTCTGGGCATCGCCGTGGCTCTCGTTGGACGCAATCATCCGTTCGGCATTCTCGGCGCGGCCCTGCTGTTCGCCACCCTGTCGCAGGGTGGGCTGGCGGTGAACGCCATCGTGCCCAAGCAGCTCACGGACATTCTCACCGCGGTGGTGATTCTCGCGGTGGCCACCGCGGTGCCCGAAGTGCAGAAACAACTGCGGGCGGCCGCGGCCAGCGTGTCGGCCTCCTTCCATGCCGCGCGGCGCGGCGCCCCGGGAGGCACGGCATGA
- the nadA gene encoding quinolinate synthase NadA, translating into MTILEAHYDPALAQEIRDLAKSRNAVILAHNYERPEIQDVADYVGDSLGLSREAAKTEADVIVFCGVHFMAETAAILSPTKTVLLPDLAAGCSLASTIDGEQLEAWKAEHPGAVVVAYVNTTAEVKAQSDYCCTSGNAVDVINAIPRDREILFLPDMFLGAHVRRETGRDNIHVWMGECHVHAGIDPEHISHTRAQHPGAEFLIHPECGCATPVVEAISAGAVSPDNVHILSTEGMIKRPQQTEQDTFIVATEIGILHRLRRENPSKRFIAANDRAQCTYMKVTTLPKVRDALLHMQHHITVPADVAARARIAIERMVSIGGNTGVSPFGPQDPGE; encoded by the coding sequence ATGACGATTCTCGAAGCGCACTACGATCCCGCTCTGGCGCAGGAGATCCGCGATCTCGCGAAGTCCCGCAACGCGGTGATCCTGGCTCACAACTACGAACGTCCGGAAATCCAGGACGTGGCCGACTATGTCGGGGACTCGCTCGGCCTGTCGCGGGAAGCCGCCAAGACCGAAGCCGACGTCATCGTGTTCTGCGGCGTGCATTTCATGGCGGAAACGGCGGCCATTCTCTCGCCGACGAAGACCGTGCTGCTGCCCGATCTCGCCGCCGGCTGTTCCCTCGCCAGCACCATCGACGGGGAACAGCTCGAGGCCTGGAAGGCCGAACATCCGGGCGCGGTGGTGGTGGCCTACGTGAACACCACGGCCGAAGTGAAGGCACAGAGCGATTACTGCTGCACGTCGGGCAACGCGGTCGATGTCATCAACGCCATTCCGCGCGACCGGGAGATCCTGTTCCTTCCCGACATGTTCCTCGGCGCCCATGTGCGTCGCGAAACGGGACGCGACAACATCCACGTATGGATGGGTGAGTGCCACGTGCACGCAGGCATCGATCCGGAACACATCTCGCACACGCGGGCGCAACATCCGGGTGCGGAGTTCCTGATCCATCCGGAGTGCGGATGTGCCACACCGGTGGTGGAGGCCATCAGCGCCGGCGCGGTGAGTCCGGACAATGTGCACATCCTCTCCACCGAAGGGATGATCAAGCGGCCGCAGCAGACCGAACAGGACACGTTCATCGTGGCCACCGAGATCGGCATCCTGCATCGCCTGCGTCGCGAGAATCCGTCCAAGCGCTTCATCGCCGCGAACGACCGCGCGCAGTGCACGTACATGAAGGTGACCACGCTGCCCAAGGTGCGGGACGCGCTGCTGCACATGCAGCATCACATCACCGTGCCCGCCGATGTGGCGGCGCGGGCCCGCATCGCGATCGAGCGCATGGTCTCGATCGGCGGCAACACCGGTGTCAGTCCCTTCGGCCCCCAGGATCCCGGCGAATGA
- a CDS encoding BMP family ABC transporter substrate-binding protein has protein sequence MRRTLLLIGALLLAHIALLTVRPSGATVADTSEGLDIGIVFDVGGRGDKSFNDGAYLGGVRAAKELGARVTYIEPGEGSDREAGLRLLAAEGMDIVIGVGFIFTDDILTLAKEYPNVRFADVDLAIPTDAAGNALPLPPNLRALKFREEEGSFLVGALAALVGKSKKVGFVGGMDIALIHKFEAGYRAGVQYVCPDCEVIVNYAGVTPEAFRNPGRGKEMSLAMYNQGVNVIFHASGSTGLGVFEAARTTGKLAIGVDADQYSEAPGFVLTSMVKGIDESVYQTVKAVKEGTFTGGVQQFGLAEKGVGYVYDEHNRALIPDSVRVTLDSLTAKIIDGRITVPSTRGGR, from the coding sequence ATGCGCCGTACCCTCCTCCTGATCGGGGCTCTCCTCCTCGCCCACATCGCCCTGCTGACCGTGCGCCCTTCCGGCGCCACGGTGGCCGACACCTCGGAAGGACTCGACATCGGCATCGTCTTCGACGTGGGCGGTCGCGGGGACAAGTCCTTCAACGATGGCGCCTATCTGGGTGGGGTACGCGCGGCCAAGGAGCTCGGCGCCCGTGTCACGTACATCGAACCCGGCGAAGGCTCCGATCGGGAAGCCGGTCTCCGGCTGCTCGCGGCTGAAGGCATGGACATCGTGATCGGAGTGGGATTCATCTTCACCGACGACATCCTGACGCTGGCGAAGGAGTATCCCAACGTCCGCTTCGCCGACGTCGATCTGGCGATCCCCACCGATGCCGCGGGCAATGCGCTGCCGCTGCCTCCGAATCTCCGCGCGCTCAAGTTCCGCGAAGAGGAGGGGTCGTTTCTCGTGGGCGCCCTCGCCGCGCTGGTGGGCAAGAGCAAGAAGGTGGGCTTCGTGGGCGGCATGGACATCGCGCTCATCCACAAGTTCGAAGCCGGCTATCGCGCGGGAGTGCAGTACGTGTGTCCCGACTGCGAAGTCATCGTGAACTATGCCGGCGTCACCCCGGAGGCGTTTCGCAATCCCGGACGCGGCAAAGAGATGTCCCTGGCGATGTACAACCAGGGCGTGAACGTGATCTTCCACGCATCGGGCTCCACGGGGCTGGGCGTTTTCGAAGCCGCACGCACCACCGGCAAACTCGCCATCGGTGTGGACGCCGACCAGTACAGCGAAGCACCCGGATTCGTGCTGACGTCGATGGTGAAAGGCATCGACGAGTCGGTGTACCAGACCGTGAAGGCGGTCAAGGAAGGCACGTTCACCGGCGGCGTGCAGCAATTCGGTCTGGCCGAAAAGGGCGTGGGGTATGTGTACGATGAACACAACCGGGCGCTCATCCCCGACAGTGTGCGGGTGACGCTCGACTCGCTGACGGCGAAGATCATCGACGGACGCATCACCGTGCCCAGCACGCGCGGAGGACGCTGA
- a CDS encoding MFS transporter, giving the protein MADSPTSSSPSASPTPGAPGLPSSDDLPSDGGKTAFGKLVVLMITAFIDMLGLLMILPLLPFYAKNLGAGGFVVGLLVSSFSVAQLLSAPMWGRFSDRYGRRPALMVGLGASAVAYVVFAYADSLWLLFLSRIVQGAGGGTVSVIQAYVADATKPEDRAKSLGWLSAATNAGVALGPVIGSWVQHWSSHTPGLVAAALCVVNMAFARKYLTEIRKPGGSSTDGSKPVRRSSREAVFRVLSHPSEPSSRLILIYAIAIGAFQGTTAILALFLAWRFGVTADTIGYFFMYIGVLSVVVRALILGRLVDRVGEPRLSRWGVVFLAVGLVGVSLSHDYFTLALAVGMLPLGTAFTFPCVTAMLSRVVSSSERGLYMGVQQTYGGITRVAFPVILGAAFDYLGEPTPFLISAAMVLATLAMGRDLEKYAPRTVKA; this is encoded by the coding sequence ATGGCCGACTCTCCCACCTCGTCTTCTCCCTCCGCTTCCCCGACGCCCGGCGCACCAGGGCTGCCCAGTTCCGACGACCTGCCTTCCGACGGCGGCAAGACTGCCTTCGGCAAACTCGTCGTGCTGATGATCACGGCGTTCATCGACATGCTCGGCCTGTTGATGATCCTGCCGTTGCTGCCCTTTTATGCCAAGAATCTCGGCGCGGGCGGATTCGTCGTCGGACTGCTGGTAAGTTCCTTCAGCGTGGCGCAACTCCTGAGCGCGCCGATGTGGGGGCGATTCAGCGATCGGTACGGCCGGCGGCCCGCGCTCATGGTGGGACTCGGCGCGAGTGCCGTAGCGTATGTGGTGTTCGCGTATGCGGACAGTCTCTGGCTGCTGTTCCTCTCGCGCATCGTGCAGGGCGCCGGTGGGGGAACGGTGAGCGTGATCCAGGCCTACGTGGCCGATGCCACGAAACCCGAGGATCGCGCCAAGAGTCTCGGTTGGCTGTCCGCCGCCACCAACGCCGGCGTGGCGCTCGGTCCGGTCATCGGAAGCTGGGTGCAACACTGGAGTTCGCATACACCGGGGCTGGTCGCGGCGGCGTTGTGTGTCGTGAACATGGCGTTCGCGAGGAAGTATCTCACGGAAATCCGGAAGCCGGGTGGTTCGTCCACCGATGGCTCGAAGCCGGTGCGTCGCAGTTCGCGCGAAGCCGTGTTCCGTGTGCTCTCGCACCCCAGTGAACCATCGTCACGACTCATTCTCATCTACGCCATCGCGATCGGCGCCTTTCAGGGCACGACCGCCATTCTCGCCCTCTTCCTTGCGTGGCGCTTCGGTGTCACGGCTGATACGATCGGCTACTTCTTCATGTACATCGGGGTGCTGAGCGTGGTGGTGCGGGCGCTCATCCTCGGCCGCCTGGTCGATCGGGTGGGAGAACCGCGTCTCAGTCGATGGGGCGTGGTGTTTCTCGCCGTGGGACTCGTGGGCGTGTCGTTGTCGCACGACTATTTCACACTCGCCCTGGCCGTTGGCATGCTGCCATTGGGCACGGCCTTCACGTTCCCCTGTGTGACCGCCATGCTGTCGCGCGTGGTGAGCAGCAGTGAACGTGGTCTCTACATGGGCGTCCAGCAGACATACGGCGGCATCACACGCGTCGCCTTCCCCGTGATCCTGGGCGCCGCCTTCGACTATCTGGGAGAGCCCACGCCGTTTCTCATCAGCGCGGCCATGGTGCTGGCCACGCTGGCCATGGGACGGGACCTCGAGAAGTACGCACCGCGGACCGTGAAGGCATGA
- a CDS encoding tetratricopeptide repeat protein: MRLTFLAGAAAVVSLSGVSLVPALATAQPGGVSSACSIDANNPKELALQTLSFNRAKSAQTPEDRKKILQGIMKELSTKPERFAKNPAGYNYVLSQALVLWAVEPGMPEKPTRGALGLVSNQNDPYDVIAELDASYKAIEAAAPACKEEVDGMRQNEAWLALTRAALDASNGGKLDSAEYYAKRSMMVNAESPYPHYVLANVANAKNDKKSAILHWGHVVQKAGEDTTYRDLRNGSLYYMAIAQYETAAGQSGSEQVESAKRAAASFKQLLTVYPDSPDAANVMQAWADALTLAKDSASLGQVYADLLANPDHGTDITLTMGGVIATRANKIDDALKLFESSVKKNPNGRDALRNLAATYYGKEMFDKMFEPSKQLVAVDPNNYDAWMMFAYAAQGLAKGAKAPADRKAWTDTLVKYQTIAEALPVKAEVTGFTRGSQNSSLTLQLEQVADAGNYSVTAEFLDAAGNVVASGTESSGPLKKGERKEVTIKATGAGIYGYRYKPIK; the protein is encoded by the coding sequence ATGCGTCTGACGTTCCTGGCCGGTGCTGCGGCCGTAGTGTCGCTGTCCGGGGTGTCGCTGGTGCCGGCATTGGCCACGGCGCAGCCGGGCGGGGTTTCTTCCGCCTGTTCCATCGACGCCAACAATCCCAAAGAGCTGGCTCTGCAAACGCTCTCGTTCAACCGCGCCAAGAGTGCCCAGACCCCGGAGGACCGCAAGAAGATCCTTCAGGGGATCATGAAGGAGCTGAGCACGAAGCCGGAGCGTTTCGCCAAGAACCCGGCCGGATACAACTACGTGCTCTCACAGGCGCTCGTGCTGTGGGCGGTGGAGCCCGGCATGCCCGAGAAGCCCACGCGCGGCGCGCTGGGTTTGGTGAGCAACCAGAACGATCCGTATGATGTCATCGCCGAACTCGATGCGTCCTACAAGGCCATCGAAGCCGCGGCGCCGGCGTGCAAGGAAGAAGTGGACGGCATGCGCCAGAACGAGGCGTGGCTCGCGCTGACGCGCGCGGCGCTGGACGCGTCGAACGGGGGCAAGCTCGATTCGGCCGAATACTACGCCAAGCGCTCGATGATGGTGAACGCGGAAAGCCCCTATCCGCACTACGTGCTGGCCAACGTCGCCAACGCGAAGAACGACAAGAAGAGCGCCATCCTGCACTGGGGCCACGTGGTGCAGAAGGCGGGCGAGGACACGACCTACCGCGATCTGCGCAACGGTTCGCTGTACTACATGGCGATCGCGCAGTACGAAACCGCGGCCGGTCAGAGCGGCAGCGAGCAGGTGGAATCGGCCAAGCGGGCGGCCGCGTCCTTCAAGCAGCTCCTCACGGTCTATCCCGACTCCCCGGACGCGGCCAATGTGATGCAGGCCTGGGCCGACGCACTCACGCTGGCCAAGGATTCCGCGAGCCTGGGTCAGGTGTACGCCGACCTGCTCGCGAACCCGGACCATGGCACCGACATCACCCTGACGATGGGTGGGGTCATCGCCACGCGCGCGAACAAGATCGACGACGCGCTCAAGCTGTTCGAATCGTCGGTGAAGAAGAACCCGAACGGCCGGGACGCGCTGCGTAACCTGGCGGCCACGTACTACGGCAAGGAGATGTTCGACAAGATGTTCGAGCCGTCCAAGCAGCTCGTGGCCGTCGACCCGAACAACTACGATGCCTGGATGATGTTCGCCTACGCGGCCCAGGGACTGGCCAAGGGTGCGAAGGCACCGGCCGACCGCAAGGCGTGGACCGATACGCTGGTCAAGTACCAGACGATCGCCGAAGCGCTGCCGGTGAAGGCCGAAGTCACGGGCTTTACGCGCGGCTCGCAGAACTCGTCGCTCACGCTCCAGCTCGAGCAGGTCGCCGACGCCGGCAACTACAGCGTGACGGCCGAGTTCCTGGATGCGGCCGGCAATGTCGTCGCCTCGGGCACCGAGTCGTCCGGCCCGCTCAAGAAGGGCGAACGCAAGGAAGTCACGATCAAGGCCACAGGCGCCGGCATCTACGGCTACCGGTACAAGCCGATCAAGTAG
- a CDS encoding L-aspartate oxidase: protein MTDRIRTRFLVIGSGVAGLHTAWRASAHGTVTVLTKRTLFDSATAYAQGGIAAALGAGDSPELHREDTLAAGAALCDREAVQVLVEEGPTRVRELQAAGARFDLDPDGDFKLGKEAAHSRHRIVHANGDQTGAEVARTLVEKVRESPNIDVRETARVLDLLLVQDEGGVQCAGVRASIAGRPVEIVADATVLATGGCGQIFRYTTNPQVATGDGFAIAHRAGARLADMEFVQFHPTALDTPENPLALISEAVRGEGAILLNAKGQRFMPKRHRLAELAPRDVVAREIFREQQAHGRVFLDATKMGASFFTRFPGISQLCKARGIDPAHEPIPVTPAAHYMMGGVVTDLAGRSSLARLYAVGEVARTGVHGANRLASNSLLEGLVFAERVARDLQQTPEDLPAPEPEAWSVPALDDRGAAQVAADEIRQIMWDHASIARTAPGLRRCVAMLQQLGERLTSGATEERNLLTTAQLVAEAALLRKESRGGHFRSDFPKTRRKWQGRHITW from the coding sequence ATGACCGACAGGATCCGCACCCGGTTCCTCGTGATTGGCAGCGGGGTCGCCGGTTTACACACCGCCTGGCGAGCTTCGGCCCACGGAACTGTGACCGTTCTCACCAAGCGCACGCTGTTCGACTCCGCCACTGCCTACGCGCAGGGGGGGATCGCCGCCGCCCTGGGTGCCGGCGATTCCCCTGAACTGCACCGGGAGGATACGCTGGCTGCCGGCGCGGCGCTGTGCGACCGGGAGGCCGTCCAGGTTCTGGTGGAGGAGGGGCCGACCCGCGTCCGGGAGCTCCAGGCGGCCGGCGCCCGGTTCGATCTCGACCCCGACGGCGACTTCAAACTGGGCAAGGAAGCCGCCCATTCTCGCCACCGGATCGTCCACGCCAACGGCGACCAGACGGGCGCCGAGGTGGCCCGGACCCTCGTGGAGAAGGTGCGGGAGTCGCCAAATATCGATGTCCGCGAAACGGCCCGCGTCCTCGACCTGCTGCTCGTGCAGGACGAGGGCGGGGTGCAGTGCGCCGGTGTCCGGGCGTCGATTGCCGGTCGGCCGGTGGAGATCGTGGCCGATGCCACGGTGCTGGCCACGGGCGGATGCGGGCAGATCTTCCGGTACACCACGAACCCGCAAGTCGCGACGGGAGACGGGTTTGCGATCGCCCATCGGGCCGGCGCCCGGCTCGCCGACATGGAATTCGTCCAGTTCCATCCGACAGCGCTGGACACCCCGGAGAACCCGCTGGCGCTCATCTCCGAGGCGGTGCGGGGGGAGGGGGCGATTCTGTTGAACGCCAAGGGGCAGCGGTTCATGCCCAAGCGTCACCGGCTGGCCGAACTGGCGCCGCGCGACGTGGTGGCCCGGGAGATCTTCCGTGAGCAGCAGGCCCATGGACGGGTGTTTCTCGACGCGACCAAGATGGGCGCGTCGTTCTTCACGCGCTTTCCGGGCATCTCCCAGCTCTGCAAGGCCCGCGGCATCGACCCCGCACACGAGCCCATCCCGGTCACCCCTGCCGCACACTACATGATGGGGGGCGTGGTCACCGATCTGGCCGGCCGGTCGAGCCTGGCCCGGTTGTACGCAGTGGGCGAGGTGGCCCGCACCGGGGTCCATGGGGCCAATCGTCTGGCATCCAACTCGTTGCTGGAGGGGCTGGTGTTTGCCGAACGGGTGGCGCGCGATCTGCAGCAAACCCCCGAGGATCTGCCCGCTCCCGAGCCGGAGGCCTGGAGCGTGCCCGCGCTCGACGACCGTGGGGCCGCGCAGGTGGCCGCCGACGAGATCCGGCAGATCATGTGGGACCATGCCAGCATTGCCCGCACCGCGCCCGGTCTCCGGCGCTGCGTGGCCATGCTCCAGCAACTCGGCGAACGGCTCACCTCGGGCGCCACGGAAGAACGCAATCTGCTCACCACCGCCCAGCTCGTGGCGGAAGCCGCGCTTCTGCGCAAGGAGTCGCGTGGAGGGCACTTCCGGAGCGATTTTCCCAAGACCCGCCGCAAATGGCAGGGTCGTCACATCACCTGGTAG
- a CDS encoding ABC transporter permease produces MIVLIFVLQTIRIAIPYLLAAAGGVMSERVGVIALGLEGLMLSGAFGAALGSYYGNSPWMGLLGALVAGAVVTVVLAIATLRFKANQVVVGVAINLLVVATTRFFLRLVFDSASNSPRVPGFGGEGISNVLLASFVNPVVWLGLAALPVLGWVLYHTPFGLRVRAVGEKPEAAASLGVAVTSLRFKGLLIAGALASLGGAYLSLDQHQFTDSMTAGRGFIALAAVIFGRWEPVRVAVACVLFAAAETLQIQLQGAQLIPSQFVEMIPYLLTIIALAGVVGRSVAPAALGKTD; encoded by the coding sequence ATGATCGTGCTGATCTTCGTCCTGCAGACCATCCGCATCGCGATCCCGTATCTGCTGGCCGCGGCGGGCGGGGTGATGTCCGAACGGGTGGGAGTCATCGCCCTGGGCCTCGAAGGGCTCATGCTGTCGGGGGCGTTTGGTGCGGCACTTGGCAGCTACTACGGCAACTCGCCGTGGATGGGACTGCTCGGCGCCCTGGTGGCCGGAGCCGTCGTGACCGTGGTGCTGGCCATCGCGACGCTGCGCTTCAAGGCCAATCAGGTCGTGGTGGGCGTGGCGATCAATCTGCTCGTGGTGGCCACCACGCGATTTTTTCTCCGTCTCGTTTTTGACAGCGCCAGCAATTCACCGCGTGTGCCGGGCTTCGGCGGTGAAGGCATCAGCAATGTGTTGCTGGCGAGTTTCGTGAATCCGGTCGTCTGGCTGGGGCTCGCCGCCCTGCCGGTGCTGGGATGGGTGTTGTATCACACGCCGTTCGGGCTGCGGGTGCGGGCCGTGGGCGAGAAGCCCGAAGCGGCCGCATCGCTGGGCGTGGCGGTGACCTCCCTGCGATTCAAGGGACTGCTCATCGCCGGTGCGCTGGCCAGTCTGGGTGGCGCCTATCTCTCGCTCGATCAGCATCAGTTCACCGACAGCATGACGGCGGGACGCGGATTCATCGCGCTCGCGGCGGTCATCTTCGGTCGCTGGGAGCCGGTGCGTGTGGCCGTGGCCTGCGTGCTGTTCGCCGCGGCCGAAACCCTGCAGATCCAGTTGCAGGGTGCACAACTCATTCCGAGCCAGTTCGTGGAGATGATCCCCTACCTCCTCACGATCATCGCCCTCGCCGGTGTGGTGGGCCGCAGTGTTGCGCCGGCCGCCCTCGGCAAAACCGACTAG